The sequence below is a genomic window from Bradyrhizobium septentrionale.
CGGATGGAGCAGCGCAACTTCGCCAACGTGGTCTACGAGTACCAGGTGGACGGCAGGAAGTTGCGCAATAACCGCGTCAGCATCGGCGAGGACCTCGGCAATTTCCAGGTTGCGGAGACACTGGCGAAATATCCGGCCGGCAGCATCGTGACCGTCTACTACAATCCGCGACATCCCGATCAGGCGGTGCTGGAGCGTGACTTGCCGAAGGGCATCTGGGGATGTCTGGGCATCGGCAGTGCGATCGTGCTCGCGATCGTGTTCGGCTCGGCTTTCGGTCTCAACCGGATCCACGATGTTGTCTCGCGCCACATGGCGCGGCCCGACTTGTCGGGGATGGTGATCGGCTTCGGTGCGTTCGGCTTCGTCGTCGGGCTGTTTGCGCTCGCCGTGCGTCGGCAGGCGTCGATGGCGAGCCACTGGCCGGTGGTATCAGGCATTATCCGTGTGTCCGAGATGGAGGAGTATCGTGGCGCTGCCCCCGATGGCGACGGGCGCGGGATGGAGATGTTCGGCAAGCGCGTGTCCTACACTTACACCTACGAGAACGTCAGCTACACCAACGAATGCGCGCGGGTCGGCGCGGAGTCCGCTGCGAGCTCGAACAAGTTGCTGCAGCGCCTGATGTCGCGCTACCAGGATGGCGCCGCCGTCGAGGTCCATGTCAATCCCGCCAATCCCGCCG
It includes:
- a CDS encoding DUF3592 domain-containing protein, whose translation is MPDLPWLVYAMLLAPLGLILIAAVVKTWQVREARGWPDTSGKVVTATAEVREVRVSDDEREDGYRMEQRNFANVVYEYQVDGRKLRNNRVSIGEDLGNFQVAETLAKYPAGSIVTVYYNPRHPDQAVLERDLPKGIWGCLGIGSAIVLAIVFGSAFGLNRIHDVVSRHMARPDLSGMVIGFGAFGFVVGLFALAVRRQASMASHWPVVSGIIRVSEMEEYRGAAPDGDGRGMEMFGKRVSYTYTYENVSYTNECARVGAESAASSNKLLQRLMSRYQDGAAVEVHVNPANPAEASLDARGDGRLAWVLWTIAGLFFAAALFAATRGG